One Roseburia rectibacter DNA window includes the following coding sequences:
- a CDS encoding response regulator, which yields MGKKKKTLLKIFLIPILGIVLIEGIVPFLTLVFSGIKSNLEENNIRVVNHIVENRQVVLENDMVEKWRSVYKKSDELNSDLSQVLDDNHADVGQFLKSKEIQEQYLETVFPDMVDELQYNMTSGIFLILANDSPMNEEAEYRGFFVRDSDPQAKTESNADLLLERGNKRLSHNLSISLDSAWSTDFHFTGNGNRDADNFFYRPYMQAVRNTKVNMRDLGYWAKTFILEDHYMDGHQMITYSVPLLYEGTVYGVVGVEISLNYLSNYFSVRDLDGDLNAGYALMIQNAEGKYESVVGKGALYDIVYRDNHALEFKADAGDELCKITGAQMGKQDIYVVTKPLSLYSNNVPYDDADWVLCGFVTEDSIYGIGRKVYIKMITAIISGALFAAVLVYCLIRYVTKPVYRLMESVRGGVTGIRDFKNSNILEIDELHGVIENLTDEQMQTETQLLEEKERYRIAVESSQDIFFTYRKKEKILEVVNSGNFDGIWDCVKHPEWVDNGYIYPEDRERVVYHVLNAKNELNIDFRMRYRARDDYTWVNLSGSVMLDEAGESERVVGCIHNIQKRKLLEEEQRKKQLLDPVTLFYRLEYGLEAMRTAREKCPEGVTAIIDIRHFTKVNEQYGLIFGDILLEQLAGELVTECGKQNFKNVIYIRAGADQMLLWLPDVQTSQVKAMIEKVRQDFTALTDEKLLTLNLKCGITRVMADDREEDSKQQAGKALAAAKHSRYDIMIYQELSENEKSMQADATFREIASVGRLKQMNLSSIAINLCDREGELAVILDILSLKLKEKYNLANLVIASFNREYLVNSLLYNWKDTENFQNWDGVSRCSGSEYQQFIENKKVQEILPVTEEVLRDPTLGKFADRTDGVLYHMADNGSYAGSILFMGIDQKILDNEEDRKNLNEIGSIIQNKINLQRHDLAAKAKSDFLARMSHEIRTPMNGIIGMAEIALRDGQEEKRRIDCLNKIKNSSNYLLGLLNDILDMSKIESGKMKLVSEQADLAKMIRGLEPLLESKIAEKNIRFSQNIELKNDWFICDELRINQVLVNLLGNAVKYSNMGGHVKLTVREMQKTAELSEIYFEVSDDGIGIAEDKQHLIFQSFEQADTSENARIQGTGLGLAISSRLIHMMDSQIQLQSAPGKGSTFYFTLQLKPVEKSRLQEKTPDLSRNFTGKRVLVVEDNALNMEIARTLLETFGIEVEEAYNGKEAVEGVRTTPPGYYDLILMDIMMPEMDGLEATRTIRQIDREDLKTLPIIAMSANAFDEDVKRSIASGMNGHLSKPVNVSLLKETLASVLD from the coding sequence ATGGGGAAAAAGAAAAAGACTTTATTAAAAATATTTTTGATACCGATTCTGGGAATTGTTCTGATTGAGGGGATCGTGCCGTTCCTTACATTGGTTTTCAGCGGGATAAAGTCGAATCTGGAGGAGAATAATATACGTGTTGTAAACCATATTGTAGAGAACAGACAGGTGGTTCTTGAAAATGATATGGTGGAGAAGTGGCGCTCTGTTTATAAGAAAAGTGATGAATTAAACAGTGATCTGTCACAGGTACTTGATGATAATCATGCGGATGTCGGGCAGTTTCTGAAATCAAAAGAGATTCAGGAACAGTATTTAGAAACAGTATTTCCTGACATGGTAGATGAACTCCAATATAATATGACTTCCGGTATTTTCCTGATTCTTGCAAATGACAGTCCCATGAATGAGGAAGCAGAATACAGAGGCTTTTTTGTGAGGGATTCTGATCCGCAGGCAAAAACGGAGTCCAATGCAGACCTTTTATTGGAGCGTGGAAATAAAAGGTTGTCCCATAATCTGTCCATTTCTTTAGACAGTGCATGGAGTACAGATTTTCATTTTACAGGAAATGGAAACCGTGATGCGGATAATTTTTTTTACAGGCCTTATATGCAGGCAGTCCGGAATACCAAAGTGAATATGAGGGATTTAGGATACTGGGCAAAGACATTTATTTTGGAAGATCATTATATGGACGGCCATCAGATGATCACTTATTCAGTACCGCTGTTATATGAAGGAACGGTTTATGGGGTGGTAGGAGTAGAGATCAGTCTTAACTATCTTTCGAATTATTTCTCTGTCAGGGATCTGGATGGTGATTTAAATGCCGGATATGCGCTTATGATCCAGAATGCAGAAGGAAAATATGAGAGTGTTGTTGGAAAAGGTGCTTTGTATGATATTGTATATAGAGATAATCATGCATTGGAATTTAAGGCAGATGCAGGAGATGAATTGTGCAAAATCACCGGGGCACAGATGGGAAAACAGGATATTTATGTGGTAACAAAGCCGTTATCACTTTACAGTAATAATGTGCCGTATGATGATGCTGACTGGGTATTGTGTGGATTTGTCACAGAAGATTCTATTTATGGGATCGGAAGAAAAGTCTATATTAAAATGATCACGGCAATCATAAGCGGTGCACTGTTTGCAGCAGTTTTAGTATACTGTCTGATCCGTTATGTTACAAAGCCGGTATACCGTCTGATGGAAAGTGTACGTGGCGGAGTTACCGGGATTCGTGATTTTAAAAATTCAAATATTCTTGAAATTGACGAATTACATGGAGTGATCGAAAATCTGACCGATGAACAGATGCAGACGGAAACACAGCTTCTGGAAGAAAAAGAAAGATACCGGATCGCAGTTGAGAGTTCACAGGATATATTTTTCACGTATCGTAAGAAAGAAAAAATATTAGAAGTTGTAAACAGCGGTAATTTTGATGGTATCTGGGATTGTGTGAAACATCCGGAGTGGGTAGATAACGGATATATTTATCCGGAGGACAGGGAACGTGTTGTGTATCATGTTCTCAATGCAAAAAATGAGCTCAATATTGATTTTCGGATGCGTTACAGGGCGAGAGACGATTATACCTGGGTAAATCTGTCCGGAAGTGTTATGCTGGACGAAGCAGGGGAGTCAGAGCGTGTAGTTGGCTGTATTCACAACATACAAAAGAGAAAACTTCTTGAAGAAGAACAGAGAAAGAAACAGCTTTTAGATCCGGTCACATTATTTTACCGTCTGGAATATGGTCTGGAAGCAATGAGAACAGCGCGTGAAAAATGCCCGGAAGGTGTTACTGCTATTATTGATATCCGTCATTTCACGAAAGTGAATGAGCAGTATGGACTGATTTTTGGAGATATTTTATTAGAACAGCTTGCCGGAGAGCTCGTAACAGAATGTGGTAAGCAGAATTTCAAAAATGTCATCTATATAAGAGCAGGTGCAGATCAGATGCTGCTATGGCTCCCTGATGTGCAGACATCACAGGTAAAAGCAATGATTGAAAAGGTCCGGCAGGATTTTACGGCACTGACAGATGAGAAATTGCTTACATTGAATTTAAAATGCGGTATTACGCGTGTAATGGCAGATGATCGGGAAGAAGACAGTAAACAGCAGGCAGGAAAGGCATTAGCAGCTGCAAAGCATAGTCGTTATGACATTATGATTTATCAGGAACTTTCGGAGAATGAAAAAAGTATGCAGGCAGATGCCACATTCCGGGAGATCGCTTCCGTTGGCAGGTTAAAACAGATGAACCTTTCCTCTATAGCGATCAATCTGTGTGACAGAGAAGGAGAACTTGCAGTCATACTTGATATTCTTTCATTGAAGTTAAAAGAAAAATATAATCTTGCAAATCTTGTCATTGCAAGTTTTAACAGGGAATATCTGGTAAACAGCCTGTTATATAACTGGAAAGATACAGAAAACTTTCAGAACTGGGATGGAGTCAGTCGTTGTTCCGGTTCAGAATACCAGCAGTTTATTGAAAATAAGAAAGTGCAGGAGATACTGCCGGTTACGGAAGAAGTTTTAAGGGATCCGACACTGGGAAAATTTGCAGACCGGACGGATGGAGTACTCTATCATATGGCTGACAATGGTTCTTATGCAGGAAGTATCCTGTTTATGGGTATTGATCAAAAAATACTGGATAATGAGGAAGACCGGAAGAATTTAAATGAAATAGGATCTATTATCCAAAATAAGATCAATCTGCAGCGTCATGATCTTGCAGCAAAAGCAAAATCAGATTTCCTGGCACGAATGTCTCATGAGATCCGCACACCGATGAACGGAATTATCGGTATGGCAGAGATCGCTCTGAGAGATGGACAGGAAGAAAAACGACGTATTGACTGTCTGAACAAAATTAAAAATTCTTCTAATTATCTGCTTGGATTATTGAATGATATTTTAGATATGTCAAAGATCGAAAGCGGAAAAATGAAGCTTGTGTCAGAACAGGCAGATTTAGCTAAAATGATACGGGGACTTGAGCCTTTGCTTGAATCGAAGATTGCAGAGAAAAACATCCGGTTTTCACAGAATATTGAGCTAAAGAATGACTGGTTCATCTGTGATGAACTCCGGATCAACCAGGTACTTGTGAATCTGCTTGGAAATGCTGTCAAATATTCCAATATGGGTGGTCATGTGAAACTGACTGTTCGTGAAATGCAAAAGACAGCAGAATTATCGGAGATTTATTTTGAGGTCAGCGATGATGGAATCGGCATTGCGGAAGATAAGCAGCATCTGATCTTCCAGAGCTTTGAGCAGGCAGATACATCTGAAAATGCGAGAATACAGGGAACCGGTTTAGGACTTGCGATCAGCAGCCGCCTTATTCATATGATGGATTCACAGATACAGTTACAAAGTGCACCGGGAAAAGGCAGTACATTTTATTTTACACTGCAGTTAAAACCAGTGGAGAAGAGCCGGCTGCAAGAGAAAACACCTGATCTATCCAGGAATTTCACCGGAAAAAGGGTTCTTGTAGTGGAGGATAACGCACTGAATATGGAAATCGCGCGTACTCTTTTAGAAACATTTGGCATTGAGGTGGAGGAAGCATATAATGGTAAAGAGGCAGTGGAAGGTGTGCGCACTACACCGCCAGGATATTATGATCTGATTCTGATGGATATTATGATGCCTGAAATGGATGGACTAGAGGCAACACGCACGATCAGGCAGATTGACAGGGAAGACTTAAAAACACTTCCGATCATTGCAATGAGTGCAAATGCATTTGACGAGGACGTAAAACGTTCAATCGCAAGTGGTATGAATGGTCACCTGTCGAAGCCGGTCAATGTCAGTCTGCTAAAGGAAACACTTGCATCCGTATTGGACTGA
- a CDS encoding extracellular solute-binding protein: protein MKRWSVAVLMITLSMPFFAGCGTSQNSGTAKVKLDPDNPVSLTVWHYYNGAQQATFDTLVEEFNATVGKEKGIYVEEYSQGSVYDLEQAVQSAIKGEVGADDLPDIFSSYADTAYYAQQEGKLVDLTQYFSEDELSSYVDSYIEEGYFQDDGALYLLPVAKSTEIMMINKTDWEPFAAETGSSLDELKTIEGVVDVAERYYEWTDAKTPDIPDDGKAFYGRDSMSNYFIIGMKQMGKEIFEVKNGEVTLNTDKESMRRLWDDYYVPYVKGYFESYGKFRSDDVKTGDILAYTGATSSAVYFPDNVENGEESYPIDYIIQDAPIMQDGENYMVQQGAGMAVTKSDDAHEYASCVFLKWITEKEQNLRFGCASAYLPVLKEANKVETLDKVIKDNNIEINEKSYDCLKYILENFDQKKFYTPKSFRKGYDARKILDYNLSDKAVEDKTAIDAAIAEGTSRDEVLESYLSDEAFENWYNDFCSSLSAAAK from the coding sequence ATGAAAAGATGGAGCGTTGCAGTACTAATGATCACATTGTCCATGCCGTTTTTTGCAGGATGTGGAACGTCGCAGAATAGTGGGACTGCAAAGGTAAAGTTAGATCCGGACAATCCGGTATCACTTACGGTCTGGCATTATTACAACGGAGCACAGCAGGCTACTTTTGATACGCTTGTGGAAGAATTTAATGCAACGGTAGGAAAAGAAAAAGGAATTTATGTGGAAGAATACAGCCAGGGTTCTGTTTATGATTTAGAACAGGCGGTTCAGAGTGCGATCAAAGGAGAAGTGGGTGCAGACGATCTGCCGGATATTTTTTCGTCCTATGCTGATACGGCGTATTATGCACAGCAGGAGGGTAAATTAGTTGATCTGACACAGTATTTCAGTGAAGATGAATTATCTTCTTATGTGGACTCTTATATTGAAGAAGGATATTTTCAGGACGATGGTGCACTGTATCTTTTGCCGGTTGCAAAATCAACAGAAATCATGATGATCAATAAAACGGACTGGGAGCCGTTTGCAGCAGAGACAGGATCTTCATTGGATGAATTAAAGACGATTGAAGGAGTCGTTGATGTAGCTGAGCGCTATTATGAATGGACAGATGCAAAGACACCGGATATTCCGGATGATGGAAAGGCATTTTACGGCAGGGATTCCATGTCTAATTATTTCATTATCGGAATGAAACAGATGGGAAAAGAAATCTTTGAAGTAAAAAATGGAGAGGTAACATTAAATACAGATAAAGAATCTATGCGTCGTCTGTGGGATGATTATTATGTGCCATATGTGAAGGGATATTTTGAATCTTACGGAAAATTTCGTTCAGATGACGTGAAAACAGGAGATATTCTTGCATATACCGGAGCTACATCTTCGGCAGTATATTTCCCGGATAATGTAGAAAATGGAGAGGAGAGTTATCCGATCGATTACATTATTCAGGATGCGCCGATCATGCAGGATGGAGAAAATTATATGGTGCAGCAGGGGGCAGGAATGGCTGTTACAAAGTCAGATGATGCACATGAATATGCATCCTGTGTATTTTTAAAATGGATTACAGAGAAAGAGCAGAATCTCCGTTTTGGCTGTGCTTCGGCATATCTTCCGGTTTTAAAAGAGGCAAATAAAGTTGAAACATTAGATAAGGTTATCAAAGATAATAATATAGAGATCAATGAAAAGTCTTATGATTGTCTGAAATACATCTTAGAGAATTTTGATCAGAAGAAATTTTATACACCGAAAAGTTTCAGAAAGGGGTATGATGCGAGAAAAATCTTAGACTATAATTTGTCTGATAAGGCAGTTGAGGATAAAACTGCAATCGATGCAGCTATTGCAGAGGGAACCTCAAGGGATGAAGTATTAGAATCATATCTTTCAGATGAGGCATTTGAAAACTGGTACAATGATTTTTGCAGTTCTCTTTCTGCTGCAGCAAAATAG
- a CDS encoding SpoVA/SpoVAEb family sporulation membrane protein has product MEKQKNLSKVSAGADKKVRDQAYNEYVESVTPKHNLAANMAKAFVMGGIICCIGQLILNTCKNLGLDKEMSGSWCSILLILLSVILTGLNLYPSLANWGGAGALVPITGFANGVAAPAIEFQKEGQVFGIGCKIFTIAGPVILYGIFSSWVLGLIYWLLCSLALL; this is encoded by the coding sequence ATGGAGAAGCAGAAAAACTTATCTAAAGTATCAGCCGGTGCAGATAAAAAGGTAAGGGATCAGGCATACAATGAGTATGTGGAATCAGTAACACCCAAACATAATCTTGCTGCGAATATGGCAAAAGCATTTGTGATGGGGGGGATTATCTGCTGCATCGGACAACTGATCTTAAATACCTGTAAAAATTTAGGACTTGATAAAGAAATGTCAGGGAGCTGGTGCAGCATCCTGTTGATCTTATTATCTGTGATCTTAACCGGACTGAATCTGTATCCGTCACTTGCGAACTGGGGAGGAGCAGGAGCACTTGTGCCGATCACAGGGTTTGCAAATGGTGTTGCAGCACCGGCGATTGAATTTCAGAAAGAGGGACAGGTTTTTGGAATCGGCTGTAAGATATTTACAATCGCAGGACCTGTTATTTTGTATGGTATTTTTTCAAGCTGGGTTCTGGGACTTATTTACTGGCTGCTCTGTAGTTTGGCATTGCTATGA
- a CDS encoding WYL domain-containing protein, whose protein sequence is MGFTAINDAQKIRISFSDKAIFTIEDDMTVFGVTSMTAFINTVITNFHDEAASSIFTYLEKYRSKLTGCLKDSKSGFPEIELNKVIDILVAQKETELKCHIEKFKKNKAHSKLYYINDENADFLFGDECMEAVPYGDRSGLYIKCLIEEYASLPFIKREQIFRKDIYDQINIACENNYILDVIVSINDTKQTFCVYPYKIVADPMSTQDYLVCYSRKKEYSEKNKVIASFSMSRINISRLSRSRTFHLNQKEIKDIEDKLAKYSPAYLLGEGEEIHVKLTEKGTQTFLKKLHSRPVKNEEKSTEYEYVFDCSELQAYNYFFSFGADAEILSPPSLRQKFADSYAAASKLYQAK, encoded by the coding sequence ATGGGATTTACTGCTATAAATGATGCGCAAAAAATAAGAATTTCTTTTAGCGATAAAGCTATATTTACGATAGAAGACGATATGACTGTGTTTGGTGTTACATCCATGACAGCTTTCATCAATACCGTTATAACAAATTTCCATGATGAAGCAGCTTCATCCATATTTACCTATTTGGAAAAATACCGCTCAAAACTTACCGGATGTCTGAAAGATTCCAAATCTGGCTTTCCTGAAATTGAACTCAATAAAGTCATCGATATACTTGTTGCCCAAAAGGAAACTGAGCTTAAATGCCACATCGAAAAATTCAAAAAAAATAAGGCTCACTCGAAACTGTATTATATTAATGATGAAAATGCAGATTTTTTATTCGGAGATGAATGTATGGAAGCAGTTCCATATGGTGATCGTTCAGGGTTGTATATAAAATGCCTGATTGAAGAGTACGCATCTCTTCCATTTATAAAAAGAGAACAGATTTTTAGAAAAGATATTTATGACCAGATAAATATTGCATGTGAAAACAATTACATCTTAGATGTTATTGTTTCCATTAATGACACAAAACAGACTTTTTGTGTCTATCCTTATAAAATCGTTGCAGATCCAATGTCCACACAAGACTATCTGGTCTGCTATTCAAGAAAAAAAGAATACAGCGAAAAGAATAAAGTCATTGCTTCATTTTCCATGTCGAGAATTAATATCTCACGGCTTTCCAGAAGCCGCACTTTTCATCTGAACCAAAAAGAGATAAAGGACATTGAAGATAAACTGGCTAAATATTCACCTGCCTATCTGCTTGGTGAAGGGGAAGAAATACATGTAAAACTAACCGAAAAAGGAACGCAGACTTTCTTAAAAAAACTTCACTCACGGCCTGTAAAAAATGAAGAAAAATCCACGGAATACGAGTATGTATTCGACTGTTCTGAACTCCAGGCATATAATTACTTCTTTTCCTTTGGAGCCGATGCCGAAATTCTTTCTCCTCCATCCCTAAGACAAAAGTTCGCAGATTCCTATGCAGCGGCTTCAAAGCTCTATCAAGCAAAATAA
- the cas6 gene encoding CRISPR-associated endoribonuclease Cas6, translating into MQLLVHIRLDRPLVLPINYNHILQSVIYRAISIVPDFGDFVHDCGYNRGGRQYKMFQFGQLNGSYQIKARKIIFDSQVSFEVRSPEPLLIRLMADSFHYYGITFGKTLYRDVELELFDYTVEESELVIRMKSPVTVYATDPVTGKTYYYDPDEAEFYGRLNDNFYRKYQAYYGIAPYKPLDISKNEGVKTRKIVTRYQNSYVTAWFVQLNLAGERRYLDFLYQTGLGAKNSQGFGMFEIV; encoded by the coding sequence ATGCAGTTATTAGTACATATCCGGCTTGACAGACCACTTGTATTGCCGATCAATTATAATCATATTTTACAGTCGGTTATTTACCGGGCAATCTCTATTGTGCCGGATTTTGGTGATTTTGTTCATGATTGCGGGTACAACAGAGGTGGTCGTCAGTATAAGATGTTTCAGTTTGGACAGTTAAATGGCTCCTATCAGATCAAAGCCCGGAAAATCATTTTTGATTCACAGGTATCTTTTGAGGTAAGAAGCCCGGAGCCACTATTGATAAGGCTCATGGCAGACAGTTTTCATTATTATGGGATCACATTTGGAAAAACACTGTATCGTGATGTGGAACTGGAACTATTTGATTATACAGTGGAAGAGTCAGAACTTGTGATCCGGATGAAGTCTCCGGTAACAGTTTATGCAACGGATCCTGTTACTGGAAAAACATATTATTATGATCCGGATGAAGCAGAATTTTATGGCAGGCTCAATGACAATTTTTATCGTAAATATCAGGCATATTATGGAATTGCGCCGTATAAACCACTGGACATTTCAAAAAATGAAGGAGTAAAAACCAGAAAGATCGTCACAAGATATCAGAACAGCTATGTGACAGCATGGTTTGTACAGCTGAATTTAGCAGGTGAACGCAGATATCTGGATTTTTTGTATCAGACGGGGCTGGGAGCAAAAAACTCCCAGGGGTTTGGAATGTTTGAGATTGTGTAA
- a CDS encoding TIGR03986 family type III CRISPR-associated RAMP protein gives MRGFVNPYNFIRFPKEKAKAYEDTDIHTGVIEYTVTTKTPLFIPNSSSDHAFKESEVKDHKSYDFFSYTELETDRTYDNEYHVPVIPGSEIRGVVRQVYETLTDSCMGILNVDAYPVKRTMGQFKPALIHRTINGKLELLNADSYRIEMACGEKEDVSERYSNGTIVYFNRIRPGGLIKYYSFSKDGDFNGSGCLIKWGMGCRKKRYHIFAGKNAQSPEERSLSKDVIERKLLPVIESYLSQPNVSSLNEKAYQEYKQDLQLFLKEKGEGYFPVCYSKLGNGILYLAPAVFSKEISDHNIETLAGSFSPCKEEVCPACDLFGYVRKNNENCKGSKVRFSDMYVREKLDVKEYYLNSRITLQNLGEPKLGNVDFYLKRPAGAQFWTYDYYYADQKLNVYPGELRGRKFYWHHQKVNLPKNIVPVNLNKTVRMVKEGIEFSGKLYFESISQKQLDQLIWILNSGTEGLGLKLGGAKPLGMGSIMCSVDRVTERRITVDDGKIKYILDEADQFDDITYESVGFSNTVKKEFYKIAGLKTVPADVEITYPKENEQKGKLLDEGYKWFTNNHTSVTGGMARNRESMKISEALPQILDQDFSLPYNDKPVKKNSYKNNGRNGKYGTRPAGRIG, from the coding sequence ATGAGGGGATTTGTAAATCCATATAATTTTATCCGTTTTCCAAAGGAAAAAGCGAAAGCATATGAAGATACGGACATCCATACTGGCGTGATAGAATATACGGTTACAACCAAAACACCATTGTTTATTCCAAATTCAAGTTCGGATCACGCTTTTAAGGAATCCGAGGTAAAGGATCATAAATCTTATGACTTCTTTTCTTATACGGAGCTTGAGACAGATCGCACATATGATAACGAGTACCATGTTCCGGTAATACCGGGAAGTGAGATCCGCGGTGTTGTAAGGCAGGTATATGAGACATTGACGGATTCTTGTATGGGAATATTAAATGTAGATGCGTATCCGGTAAAAAGAACGATGGGACAGTTTAAGCCTGCTTTGATCCACCGTACGATCAATGGAAAACTTGAACTATTAAATGCAGATTCTTATCGTATCGAAATGGCTTGTGGAGAAAAAGAAGACGTGTCTGAAAGATACAGTAATGGAACGATAGTATATTTTAATAGGATAAGACCGGGTGGATTGATAAAATATTACAGCTTTTCAAAGGACGGAGATTTTAACGGCAGCGGCTGTCTGATCAAATGGGGAATGGGCTGCAGAAAGAAGCGGTATCATATTTTTGCCGGTAAAAACGCACAGAGTCCGGAAGAAAGATCGTTATCGAAGGATGTGATCGAAAGAAAACTGCTTCCAGTGATAGAGTCATATCTGTCGCAGCCAAATGTATCTTCTTTGAATGAGAAGGCATATCAGGAATACAAGCAGGATCTGCAGCTTTTTTTGAAGGAAAAAGGAGAAGGGTATTTTCCTGTCTGCTATTCAAAACTGGGGAATGGAATTCTGTATTTAGCTCCTGCAGTATTTTCCAAGGAAATATCAGATCATAACATTGAGACACTTGCAGGTTCGTTTTCACCATGTAAGGAAGAGGTATGTCCTGCATGTGATCTTTTCGGATATGTGAGAAAAAATAATGAAAATTGCAAGGGTTCTAAAGTGAGATTTTCAGATATGTATGTCAGAGAAAAATTGGATGTGAAAGAATACTATCTCAATTCCCGGATCACTTTGCAGAATTTAGGAGAGCCTAAGCTTGGAAATGTAGATTTTTATCTGAAAAGACCAGCAGGGGCACAATTCTGGACATACGATTATTACTATGCAGATCAGAAGCTTAACGTTTATCCGGGTGAACTGCGGGGACGTAAGTTTTACTGGCATCACCAGAAGGTCAATCTGCCAAAAAATATAGTGCCTGTAAATCTGAATAAAACGGTGCGGATGGTAAAAGAGGGAATTGAATTTTCAGGAAAACTATATTTTGAATCAATCTCGCAGAAGCAGTTAGATCAGCTGATCTGGATCTTAAACAGTGGTACGGAGGGACTTGGGCTGAAACTTGGTGGAGCAAAGCCGCTTGGAATGGGAAGCATTATGTGTTCCGTTGACAGAGTGACAGAGCGCAGGATAACAGTGGATGACGGAAAAATAAAATATATACTGGATGAAGCAGACCAGTTTGATGATATTACATATGAAAGTGTTGGCTTCAGCAATACGGTAAAAAAAGAGTTTTATAAGATCGCAGGATTAAAAACTGTTCCTGCTGATGTGGAGATCACTTATCCGAAAGAAAATGAACAAAAAGGTAAGCTGTTAGATGAAGGGTATAAATGGTTTACGAATAACCATACATCGGTAACAGGTGGAATGGCAAGAAATCGTGAGAGTATGAAAATAAGTGAAGCATTACCACAGATTCTCGACCAGGATTTTTCGCTGCCGTATAATGACAAACCAGTGAAAAAGAATAGTTATAAAAATAATGGAAGAAACGGAAAGTATGGTACACGGCCAGCAGGCAGAATAGGATAA
- a CDS encoding RAMP superfamily CRISPR-associated protein → MSNRILKRKVLRIQVRFTAPLCVSSGEEKWTDSDVLKDADGRPFVAGSSVAGAMRAYLEKEKDSPCMMGYLSADGNGRMSSVYISDMVFDEKTVAFSVRDGVSLNDNKTSKTESKYDTEILETGAEAYFFIELVIREADDEPEMAGGIKAFIYGIDQSEIRLGNKKTRGFGTFEVTVVNSRCYDKTNYLEYAQAYDDKTWLDVQNEIEEYKMSVDPLYAKTIKIEIPLRMKGGISIRQYAARKGEPDYVHLTDHGMPVIPGTSFAGAIRHRVKEILWELEKNGTKMPLNIAGIMDYAFGFVDKKEACASNIIINEAVIWHARPLTMTRTGVSRFEGAVKKGALYTDRTYVDGDLTLKMSVRIKENPADARWIMGILMLAVKDLQNGFLAVGGLTSIGRGIFCVNGPVLINGEAGKEDGYIADIFKNMSPDGGMRA, encoded by the coding sequence ATGAGTAATAGGATTTTAAAAAGAAAAGTTCTAAGAATACAAGTCCGGTTTACCGCTCCGCTTTGTGTTTCGTCAGGAGAAGAAAAGTGGACGGATTCAGATGTTTTAAAAGATGCAGATGGAAGACCGTTTGTCGCAGGAAGTTCTGTTGCAGGTGCTATGAGGGCATATCTGGAAAAGGAAAAAGACTCTCCGTGTATGATGGGGTATTTAAGTGCGGATGGAAATGGCAGGATGAGTTCTGTCTATATATCAGATATGGTTTTTGACGAAAAAACAGTCGCGTTTTCCGTTCGCGATGGTGTTTCGTTAAACGATAATAAGACTTCGAAAACGGAGAGTAAATATGATACAGAGATATTGGAGACCGGAGCGGAGGCATATTTTTTTATAGAACTTGTAATTCGCGAAGCGGATGACGAGCCTGAAATGGCAGGTGGGATAAAAGCTTTTATTTATGGAATCGATCAATCAGAGATCCGTCTTGGAAATAAAAAGACCAGAGGGTTTGGTACATTTGAAGTAACAGTTGTAAACAGCAGATGCTATGATAAAACAAACTATCTGGAATATGCACAGGCTTATGATGATAAGACATGGCTTGATGTCCAAAATGAGATTGAAGAATATAAAATGTCTGTTGATCCTCTATATGCAAAGACGATAAAAATTGAAATTCCTCTGCGTATGAAAGGAGGAATCAGTATCCGTCAGTATGCTGCCAGAAAGGGAGAACCGGATTATGTACATCTGACAGATCATGGTATGCCGGTCATACCGGGAACAAGTTTTGCAGGAGCGATACGGCACAGGGTAAAAGAAATTTTATGGGAGTTAGAAAAAAATGGTACAAAAATGCCGTTAAATATCGCAGGTATCATGGACTATGCGTTCGGTTTCGTGGATAAAAAAGAAGCATGCGCATCTAATATCATTATCAATGAAGCGGTTATTTGGCATGCCAGACCGCTTACGATGACAAGGACAGGAGTAAGCCGTTTTGAAGGAGCAGTCAAAAAAGGAGCATTATATACAGACAGAACTTATGTTGATGGAGACCTTACACTTAAGATGTCTGTCCGTATCAAAGAAAATCCGGCAGATGCCAGATGGATCATGGGTATTTTAATGCTTGCCGTCAAAGATCTGCAAAATGGTTTTCTGGCAGTTGGTGGTCTTACCTCTATCGGGCGTGGCATATTTTGCGTAAATGGTCCGGTTCTGATCAATGGTGAAGCAGGAAAAGAGGATGGATATATCGCAGATATTTTTAAAAATATGAGTCCAGATGGAGGTATGAGAGCATGA